From a single Streptomyces misionensis genomic region:
- the crcB gene encoding fluoride efflux transporter CrcB: protein MNWLLVVLGAMVGAPLRYLTDRAVQARHDSVFPWGTYVVNVVGSLILGLVTGLAATGAAGPHLQLLLGTGLCGALTTYSTFSYETLRLTEAGSGLYASVNVVASVAAGLAAAFAGVFLARAL from the coding sequence GTGAACTGGCTGCTGGTCGTCCTCGGAGCGATGGTCGGGGCCCCTCTGCGCTACCTCACGGACCGCGCCGTACAGGCCCGGCACGACTCGGTCTTCCCCTGGGGCACCTACGTGGTGAACGTCGTCGGCAGCCTGATCCTCGGTCTGGTCACCGGCCTCGCCGCCACCGGGGCCGCCGGGCCCCATCTGCAACTCCTGCTCGGCACCGGCCTGTGCGGGGCGCTGACGACGTACTCGACCTTCTCCTACGAGACCCTGCGACTGACCGAGGCCGGCTCCGGCCTCTACGCTTCGGTCAACGTCGTCGCGAGCGTGGCGGCCGGCCTCGCGGCGGCCTTCGCCGGGGTCTTCCTCGCCCGCGCCCTGTAG
- a CDS encoding DUF190 domain-containing protein: MTSLTGRALRLTVYIGEDDTWHHKPLYSEIVHRAHAAGLAGASVFRGIEGFGASSRIHTSRLLSLSEDLPVAVVVVDTEERVRAFLPQLDELVREGLVTLDDCEVVRYVGRAAGQDPAGSHGEGSP, translated from the coding sequence ATGACCTCACTCACCGGCCGCGCGCTCCGGCTGACCGTCTACATCGGCGAGGACGACACCTGGCACCACAAGCCCCTCTACAGCGAGATCGTGCACCGCGCGCACGCCGCCGGACTCGCCGGGGCCAGCGTCTTCCGGGGCATCGAGGGCTTCGGCGCCTCCTCCCGCATCCACACCTCCCGCCTGCTGTCGCTCAGCGAGGACCTGCCGGTCGCGGTGGTCGTGGTGGACACCGAGGAACGGGTCCGGGCCTTCCTGCCCCAGCTGGACGAGCTGGTCCGCGAGGGCCTGGTCACGCTGGACGACTGCGAGGTCGTACGGTACGTCGGCCGCGCGGCGGGCCAGGATCCCGCCGGTTCGCACGGCGAGGGATCGCCGTGA